The Geothrix sp. DNA segment AGACGGCCATGGGTCACTCCTCGAGTCAGGACTGCTTGCCAAGGGCGCGGAGCCACTGGCGTTGGAGCCGCAGGTAGGGCTGGGGATTCACGGGTTTCCCGTTCCGGCGGACCTCGTAGTGGAGGTGGACGCCCGTTGCGTTTCCCGAGCGTCCCATGGCCCCCAGAATATCCCCGCGTGAAACCTTCTGGCCCACTTTCGCGTCCAGCCGGTTCAGGTGGGCGTACAGGGTTTCCTGGTCGTCGGTGTGGCGGACACGCACGCCCCAGCCGTAGCGGTCCATCCAACCCGCTTCCACGACTTCGCCATCGGCCGTGGCCTGCACGGGGGTGTCGATGGCGTTGCTGATGTCGATGCCCGTGTGGTACCCGAGCAGGCCATCACCTTCCTCATTGGATCTGGAGAAGGGGCTCACCCTGACGCCAAAACCCGAGCTGAGGTAGCCGGCGGTGGGCGGGATCGAGGGCGTGTGGGACCAGGCCCGAATCACCGGCTCCATGCGCGCACGCACCACGGCGGCCTGTTTCGAGGTGTAGTCGAGGTCCTGCCGCAGGCGCGAGAGGCGTTCCTGGGTTCCCGGTGGAAGGGGAGTGGCGTTCGGCTGGCCCGGCAGGGCGGGAAGGGGGGATCCGGCCGGGGCCTTGGGATCCAGCAGCTTCAACAGTTCCGTGTGCTGCTTGCGCAGGGTGGCCACTTCGCTTTCGAGGGCCTGGGCCTGGTCCAGTGAGGAACGCAGCTGCTCCTGCTGCTCCTGGGTCTCCTTGGCCAGACGGCCGAAGCTCATGATCTTCTTCGTGGCCCACAGGCCGTAGCCTGACCCGATCATGGCCAGGGCCCAGAAGCCCACGACGCCGCCCAGGACCCAGAGCATCAGCCGGCGGGTGAGGGACCAGCGGAAAGTCCGGTCGCTGAAGACCACCATCACCGTGAGCCAGCGCCCGGAATCAGGGCGGCTGGAGCGCAGGGCGCGGCGGCGTTCAGGCTGATGCGAGGACATGGCCCCCCAGCATACCTGGGAACAGTGACACAGGCGAATCGTCTTCTTACAACCAATGGTCTAGAGAGGTGCCAGCAACGACCTCGACAGCCAGTATTCCAATGCGTGCCCTGCGAAAAAGACGAGACCGATCAGGCTGTTCAAAGTGAAGAAGGCCTGGTCGATGTGGGTCAGGTCCCCGCTCCGCACAAGCCATTGTTCCCGGGCCAGCATGGCCGCGACCGCGCCCCATCCGGCCCAGGACCACAGGTGGCCACCCATCTGGTGGTTGAACAGGCCCCAGCAGACCAGGGCCCCGATGTGCAGGGCGCGGGACAGGAAGAGGGCCCCGCGGGTGCCCAGCTTCGAGGGGATCGAGTGGAGGCCCCTCGACCGGTCGAAGGCCTCGTCCTGCAATGAGTAGAGGATGTCGAAGCCCGCCGTCCAGGCCAGCACGCCCGCGGATAGCCACAGGGCCGGTGCTTCGACCCGCCCTGAAACGGCGATCCAGGCACCGAGGGGCGCGCCGGACAGGGACAACCCCAGCACCAGATGGGCCCAGGCCGTGAAGCGCTTGCAGAGCGAGTAGCCCAGGATGATGACCAGGGCCAGGGGGGAGAGGGCCCAGGTGAGGGGCCCGAGGGCTCCCGCGGCCAGGCCGAAGAGGACGATGCCAACGCCCAGGAGGGCCATGGCCGCCGCCTTCGACACCCGGCCGGCCGGCAAAGCGCGGCTGGCCGTACGCGGATTCTCGGCGTCCACATCCATGTCCACCAGACGGTTGAAGGTCATGGCGGCCGTGCGCGCGCCCACCATGGCCGCCAGGATCCACAGTGCCGTGCGCAGGGGGGGGAGCCCCTGCGCCGCTCCGATGGCTCCCAGCAGGGCGAAGGGCAGCGCGAACACCGTGTGCTCGAACTTGATCATGTCGAGCAGCTCTGGCAGCGACCGGAGCCCGGATCTGCTGGAATGGACGGGCTGATTGGATTCCCCCGGGCGTGGGGAGGCTGGATGGTCCGCCGGGTCGGCGGGCGGGGCCTGGGGGGCCTGGACTTGCTGCAGGTCGGGTTCAGAAGGTTCCATCGCCTCTCATGATCGGATGAAACCCTGCGTTTGTCTCCGAGGGTAGGGCCGACGCCGGTCCACCCCGAGTTCAGGTCTTCCGCAACATCAGCAGCGTGCGGTCATCCGGGTAGGGTGCCCCCTGGGTGAACCGGTCCAGCTCCCCGAGCAGGCCGGCGTCCAGGGCCGGGAGTGGTTCGCCGCGCCGGGCCCGCACGAAGGTGGTGAGGGCCTCGACGCCGAATTCCTCCTCCTGGGGATCGGTGGCTTCCGTGATGCCATCGGTGTACACCACCAGCAGATCGCCGGATTCCAGCTGGATCGTGGCCTCTTCGTACGGGTTGCCCGGCAGCATGGCCAGGGGCAGGCCCTGGGCTTCCAGGTTCCGGATCGTGCCACCCGGGCAGAGGAAGAGCGCGGGATTGTGGCCCGCGTTGGTGTAGGTGAGCGCGCCCGTCCGGGGATCAAGCAGGGCGAGGAAGGCGGTTACGAAGCGCCGGCCGTCGGTGTGGCGCGCCAGCATCCGGGAAAGCTGGAAGGCCAGGTCCGCCGTGGAGAGGTCGCGCTCGGTCCACGCCTCCAGAGTGGCCTGGAGCGAGGCCATCAGCAGGCCCGGACCCAAGCCCTTGCCGCTCACGTCCGCCAGACAGAAGAGCCAGCGTCCATCGCTCCGTGGCCACCAGCCGAAGAGATCCCCCGAGACCTGGCGGCTGGGCAGGTTGTTGCCATGGATTTCATAGCCTGCGATGTCCGGCGGGAAGCCCGGCAGCAGACCCTGCTGGATGTGGCGGGCCAGATCCAGTTCCTGATCCACCTTCTTGCGGGCCATGGCCTCCTCGCGCATGCGGCCCTGTTCCAGCTTGGCCGTGGCCAGATGAGCCAGGATGCTGGCCAGACGAAGATCCTCCTCGTTGAAGGGCGGGCGGGGAGGATGGGAGTCCAGGTAGAGCAGACCTTTCACGACGCCCTGGTGCTCCAGGGGGGTGACCATGGCCGAGGTGACCCCGCTGAGCATGAGGGAGGGCGAAGCAAGGCCCTGGTTGTCCCCGAAGTCGTTGAAGAGCACGGACTCCTTGCGCTCGAGGGCGGCGTCCACGAGGCTGCGTGCCAGCAGGATGGGCTGGTTGCCTTCAGGCCCACGGGAGGCCACGGTATGGAGCCCGGCCCGGTTGTCCTGGATCAGGACGGCAGCCCGCCAGGGTCTCAGCAGGGTCCAGAGGCGATCCAGGAGATGGGAGAGCAGCTGCTCGGGCGGGCTGTCCTCCAGCAGTTCCAGCGAGAGGGCCTGGATCTCGCGGATCACTTCCCGCAGGCGCAGGGTCTCCGGCGCCTCGCTGCGCCGATCCGGACCGGCCCGGAGGCGATCCAGCGGCAGCACGATGGAGCCCGCGGAAGAGGACGCATCCGATTCCGCGCCGATCCGGACGCGGGGCCCCTGCGAGGGGGAGCCCAGTCGGATGGGCACCTGGCCCAGCCGGATCTCGTCCTCCTCCCGCAGGGGATGGGGCACCGTGATGCGCTCACCGTTCAGGGACGTCCCGTTCAGAGAACCGAGATCCTCGAGGTAGGGAATCCCGTCCTTCAGGCTGATGCGAGCGTGGTGGCGGCTCAGGCTGGCATCGGGGATGGCCACGTCATTCTGTGAAGAGCGGCCCAGCGTCCAGGCCTTCGCCTCTCCCTCCAGCGGGATGGGTGGTCGACCGGGAATGTGCAGCACGAGCGGCTTCATGAGGCCTTCGAGGTCAAGAATGGGCTGGATCCGACTGGTGAATTACAGGCAAGGTACACCACCTTGCGCCAGCACGGTTGACCTATGATGAGGACGATCCCAAGGAAACCATGTCCCTACAGCCAGGTATCCATCTTGGCCCCTACGAGATCCTTTCACCCCTTGGTGCGGGTGGCATGGGTGAGGTGTGGAAGGCCAAGGACACTCGGCTGGATCGCTTCGTGGCCGTGAAGGTGCTTCCGGAACACCTGGCGAAGCATCCCGAATCGCTGGCCCGCTTCGAGCGGGAAGCCAAGGCCGTGGCTGCGCTGAACCATCCGAACATCACGGGGATCTTCGACCTCGGCACCACCGGGGGCACGGCCTACGTGGCGATGGAGCTGCTCGAGGGCGAGTCGCTGCGGACGCGGCTGGAGAGCGGTCCGCTCTCGCCGAAGAGGGCCACGGAGCTGGCCATCCAGCTGGCGCAAGGATTGGCGGCGGCCCACGAGAAGGGCGTGGTGCACCGCGACCTCAAGCCCGACAATCTGTGGATCACGAAGGATGGCCGCCTCAAGATCCTGGATTTCGGCCTGGCCAAGCAGCTCCCGGGCATCGGTCAGGGTTCGGATTCCTACCTGCCTACGGCGGCCATCCAGGCGGAACACCACACCGAGAAGGGCATGATCCTGGGCACGCTGGGCTACATGTCGCCGGAGCAGGTGCGGGGTGAGGCGGTGGATGCCCGCGCGGATCTGTTCAGCTTCGGCGTGGTGCTGTTCGAGATGCTGACGGGCAGGAGGGCCTTCGCCCGGGACACGGCCAGCGACACCATGGCGGCGATCCTGCGCGACGATCCGCCAGAGCTTGAAGGCACCAGCCGGCCCATTCCCATGGCCCTCCGCCGCATCATCGACCACTGCCTGGAGAAGGCGCCGGCGCGGCGGTTCCGCGATGCCCACGATGTGGCCTTCGCCCTGGAAAACCTGTCTTCGCCCGAGGGCCCGGCGCCCATCACGGCCCCCTTCGCGCCGCAGAACCGTCGGGCCACGCAGGCGTGGGCCCTGATCGCCGGGGCCGCCATGCTCGGCGCGGGCCTCGCGGGGTGGCTACTGCGCGGCGGCGCTCCGGCCCCGCCAACCTTCCAGCCGCTCACCAATGAGCGGGGCACCCTCAGCGCCGCTCGTTTCATCCCCAACACGTCCGAGGTCCTCTACAGTGCGCGCTGGGGAGTCCAACCCGAGCAGTGGTACACGCGCAAGCTCGAGCAGCCTGGGGTGCAGGCCGTTCCGGGCGGCGAGGGGCCCATCCTCTCCGTGACCCGGGATGGGGAAGTGTTGGCACTCACCCAGGCCTATCTCACGCACGGTCAGCTCTCCGGCCGCCTCTTCAGCCTGCCCGTCGTGGGCGGAAGCCCGAGGGAGTGGGCCGAGGGCACCTGGGGCTGCGACCAGGGGGAACGCAGCGGGGACATGGCTTGCATCCTCGGTTCCTACGGTGCGGAGATCCGCATCGAGTGGCCCCTGGGACACACCGTCTACCGCTGCCTGAATACCCTGCGGTCGCTGCGCATCCGGGGCGACCAGCTCGTGGTGTTCCAGGAAAAGCAGGGGAACGTGGAAGAGGGCGTGCTGCTCCTGCTGGACAGGAAGGGGCTGGTGCGGGAGCTCTGCAGCCTGAGGGGCTTCACGGGGCTGGCCTGGGGGCCCCGGGCCGATGAGATCTGGGTGTCGACCTATCACCGGGGCGAGAGCCGGATCCTGGCCCTGGACCTGGCGGGCAAGTCGCGAGTCCTCCTCCATCACGCCGGACGTTTGGAGATCCAGGATGTGGATGGGCGGGGCCGGGTGCTCGCGGCCCTCCACACCTACCAGCGCCACACCTTCGCCCACCTCGAAGGGGAGCCATCGGATCGGGATCTGGGGTGGCTCGACGCCCAGGCGACCATGGGCATGACGTCGGATGCAAGGACGGTCCTGCTGGCGAACCTCGGGGAGTGGTCCACCACCGAGGGCGCCCTGTACCTGCGGCCCATCGCCGGGGGCCCGGCCCAGCGGATGGGCATGGCCGGAAGCAGCCAGCCGACGCTCTCCTTGAACGGGAAATGGGTGGGCAGCTTCACGCGCGACCCGGAGTTCAGCCTGATCGTGACGCCCACGGGGCAAGGCATCGCCCGGAAGGTGCCCTTGCCGGAAATGCGGGATGGAGACATTTCCGCAAACGTCTTCAACGACGGGCGGCAAGCCTTCGTCTGGGGCAGCCTCAACCGGGGCCCCTTCGGCGGGTTCTCGCTGGACCTGGCGTCGGGTTCGATCCGCAAGGTCACCCGGGACGGCCTGTCCCCCTTCCTCTTCGAGTCTCCGTGCTCCCCCGATGGCCAGTGGCTGGCACTCATCGATGGCAACAAGACGGAGAAGGGCGCCAACCCGATCGTCATCATCCATCCAGACGGGACGGGAGAGCGCATCTACACCTGGCTGAAGCCGGGTGAGGCCATTTCCAGCTGGGGAGCGGATTCCGCCAGCCTCATCGTGTGGGACCGCAACCGCCTGCCCGCCGTGGTGGAGCGACTGGACCTCGCCACCGGGCGGCGCACGCGCATGGCCCAGATCACGCCCCCCGATCCCGCCGGCGTGCCGGGCATCCAGGGGGTCTTCCTCTCCCCGACCGGCACCCGCTACGCCTACAACTTCGTGCGAAGACTCTCGCAGCTCTACACCATCGAGGGGCTGAAATGATTCCGGCCTCTTTGCCCGGCCACCCTTGAGGAGATCCCTTTCGATGATCCGATCAGCCGCCCTAGCCATTCTCTGGTCCGCCCTCCTGGCAGCCCAGGCCGACCCTGCGCTGCTGCATGCCCGGAAGCTGCTCAAGTCCACCGTCCTCGTGGACGGACACAACGACCTGCCCTGGACGATCCGCGAGGACCCGAAGGCGCCCCGGGACGTGGAGGCCTACGACCTGCGCAAGAGGACCACCAGTGAGGTGGACCTGGCCCGACTGAAGCAGGGGCTCCTGGGTGCCCAGTTCTGGTCGATCTATGTGCCCGGGGAAACCAAGGAGGGCTTCGCCAAGGTCCAGCTGGAGCAGTTCGACATCGCCCGCCGCATGATCGCGAAATATCACGAGGCCCTGGAGCTGGCCTTGTCCACCTCGGACATCCGCCGCATCCGCGCCAAGGGCAAGCTGGCCTCCCTGCTGGGCATGGAGGGGGGGCACGTGCTGGAGAACTCCCTGGGGGCGCTTCGCACTTACCACGACCTCGGGGCGCGCTACCTGACGCTCACCCACAACGTGACCCTGGACTGGGCGGACGCGGCCATGGACAAGCCGACCCACGGCGGCTTGACGCCCTTCGGCAAGGAGGTGGTCCGCGAGATGAACCGCCTGGGCATGCTGGTGGACATCAGCCACGTGAACCCGGACGTCATGCGGGACGTGCTCGACACCAGCGAGGCCCCCGTCATTTTCTCGCACAGCTGTGCCAGGGCCCTGGTGGACCACCCCCGCAACGTGCCCGATGGCATCCTGCAGCGCATGGCCGGCAATGGCGGCGTGGTGATGGTGACCTTCATCCCGCCCTTCGTGAACCGGGCCTCCAGAGCGTGGGAGGCAGGCCTGGAGAAGGCGGCCAAGGGCATGAGCTACGACGAGGCGGGCTACAAGAAGCTCGAAGCCGACTACATCCAGGCCCAGGGCCCCTCGCCGAAAGCGTCGCTGAAGGACGTGGCGGACCACATCGACCATGTGGCCAAGGTCGCCGGCCATGACCACGTGGGCATCGCCTCTGACTTCTGGGGCGGCACGACGCCGGTGGGCCTGGAGGATGTCTCCAAATATCCCGACCTCTTCGCCGAGCTCATCCGCCGCGGCTGGAGCGACCGCGACTTGCGGAAGCTCGCCGGGGAGAACCTGCTGCGGGCCTTCGCCAAGGCCGAGGGAATTGCCAGGCGGCTGCAGAAACAACGCCCGGCCAGCACCGCCACCATCGAAGGTCTGGACCGCAAAAAGTAGGGTGGATCACCACCCCTCGACCCCTCCCCCGTCTGCCTCTGATGGACCCAACCCCACAAGGAACCATGTCCCTGCAAACTGGCACCAAGCTCGGCCCCTACGAGATCCTCGCGCCCCTGGGGGCTGGAGGCATGGGCGAGGTGTACAAAGCCAAGGACACGCGGCTCGATCGCCTGGTGGCCGTGAAGGTGCTGCCCGAGCACCTGGCGAAGAGTCCCGAGGCCCTGGCCCGCTTCGAGCGGGAGGCCAAAGCCGTGGCGGCCCTGAATCACCCCAACATCACGGGCATCTTCGACCTCGGGAACTCGGATGGCAAGGCCTACGTGGCGATGGAACTCCTCGAGGGCGAGTCGCTACGCACGCGCCTGGAGCAAGGTCCGCTCACGCCGCGAAAGGCTACCGAGCTGGCGATCCAGATGGCGCAGGGACTGGCTGCGGCGCACGAGAAGGGCGTGGTCCACCGCGACCTCAAGCCCGACAACCTGTGGGTCACGAAGGAAGGTCGCCTCAAGATCCTCGACTTCGGCCTGGCCAAGCAACTCCCGGGCATCGGCCAGGGCTCGGATTCCTACCTGCCCACGGCGGCCATCCAGCCGGAGCACCGCACCGAAGAGGGCATGATCCTGGGCACGCTCGGCTACATGTCGCCCGAGCAGGTGCGCGGTGAGGCTGTGGATGCCCGTGCGGATCTGTTCAGCTTCGGCGTGGTGCTGTTCGAGCTGCTCACGGGCAAGCGGGCCTTCGCCCGTGGTACGCCCAGCGACACCATGGCGGCCATCCTGCGGGACGACCCGCCCGATCTGGAGGGCCACAGCAAGCCGATCCCCCTGGCCCTGCGCCGCATCATTGACCACTGCCTGGAGAAGGCGCCTGCCCGGCGCTTCCGCGACGCCCACGACGTGGCCTTCGCCCTGGAGAACCTGTCCTCGTCCGACGGCACTGCGCCCATCACGGCGCCCTTCGCTCCCCAGAACCTGCGGGCCACGCGCATCTGGGCCGCCATGGGCCTCCTGCTTCTGCTGGCTGCAGGGGGCGGGGGTTGGGCCCTTGGCACCTGGCTCCAGGCGGGGCGCGGCCCCGTGCCCACGCCCGTGGCCCTGCGCCTTCTCACCACCAGCGGTCACGACACCTCCCCCGCCGTCAGTCCCGACGGCCGGACCATCGCCTTCAGCTCGGACCGGGATGGCCGATCGCGCATCTGGCTGAAGCAGCTCCGGGGCGGCGGGGAAGTGGCCCTCACGGAAGGGCGCGACGACTACCCGCGCTTCTCACCCGACGGCTCCTCCGTGCTGTTCATCCGGACCGAGGGGCGGAAGAGCTCCCTGCACCGCGCCGCGCTCCTCGGCGCGGACCCCCGGAAGGTGGCGGACAACGCCCTCTACGGGGACTGGTCCCCCGACGGCAGCCGCATCGCCTTCCTCCGGGAGCAGGTCGAGGGCGCCCGGACCATCACCCAGCTCCTGCTGGTCGACGTGAGTGGGGGCGGCGAGAAGGAACTGGCCCGCTTCTCGAACGAGCTGCTCTCCCATCCCCGCTGGAGTCCGGACGGCCGGCACATCGGCCTGAACAGCAGCCAGGGCACCTCGGGGGGCGCCATCGGCAATGCCTGGGTGGTGGACGTCAAGAGCGGGGCGATCCGGCAGTTCCCCTTCGCCAGCAAGTTCGGCGTGGGCTCGGCCCTGGCCTGGGTCACCTCCGAGGATTTCCTCTACTTCCAGTCGGAGTCCGTGGCCGGCAACGGCGTCTCGGTCAGCTCTTCCAAGGCCTACCGCCAGAGCCTCCGGGGCGGCCCGGCGCAGCCCCTCTTCTGGGCCCCCACGGCCGCACAGTGCGTGGACCTGCTGCCCGATGGCCGGGTGGTCTTCGACGGCATGTCCGGCCGGCAGAACCTCCGGGAATACACCCTCGCCGGGAAGGTGCCTCCGCGCTGGCTCACCCGGGGGAACATCAACGACCGGCAGCCGGTCTTCTCCCCGGACGGCGAGTGGGTGGTGTTCTCCTCCAACCGCTCCGGCAATCTGGATCTGTGGATGGTGTCCACGCGCACCGGCGCCCTCAAGAGCATCACGGAGGACGCCGCGGAAGACTGGGACCCTGGGTTCACGGCGGATGGTCGGCACCTGCTCTGGAGCTCGAACCGGAGCGGCGCCTTCGAGATCTGGAAGGCCGCCCTGGACGGGACCGGGGCGCACCAGGTGAGCCAGGATGGCGAGGACGCGGAGAACCCCACCGAGACCAGGGATGGAAAGTGGGTGGTCTTCACGTCTGCGAACCGGAACAAGCAGGGCCTCTGGAAGGTCCATCCAGACGGCAGCGGCGCGCAGCTGCTGGTCTCGGGTACCACGATCCTGCTGCCGGAGGTCTCGCCCGACGGTCAACATGTGCTGTACCAGAAGCAGGCCAACTCGCTGGACGTGACGCTCCACGTGTGCCGGGTGGAGGACGGTGCCGAAGTCCCCTTCACCATCCACATCCAGGGCCAGCGGAAGTCCGTCATCACCCTTGGCCGGGCCCGCTGGACCCCCGACGGACGCCGCATCGTCTTCACGGCACAGGACCAGCGCGGCCTGGACGGCGTCTGCATCCAGGACTTCGTGCCCGGCCGGGACACCACCGCCACCCGCCGCAACCTCGCTGGCTTCGACCCCGACTGGATCACCGAGTCCCTGGGCCTCTCCCCGGATGGGAAGCGGCTGGTGCTCTCAGAATCCGAGCGGGTGTTCAGCGTCATGGTCGCCGAGGGCGCCACGAGCCTCGTCCCCCAGCGCAGGGTGGCGAAATGAGGCTGACGGGCGCGGGGCCGGGGGTCGCTGGATGAGCGAAGGCATTGAAGGCGCCCGCGACCTCGTCCCGGACCCGTCCCGGGCCGAGACCCTGGCGGATCAGACCGACCGGCCCTCCGATCCCAACCTGTCGCAGGCGGAGACCTATGCGGGCGACTCCTCCGCATTCGAGGGGCCACCGCGTCCCCGCCCCGGGAAGGAGCCCGACTTCCCCGTGAAAGACTGGGACCGGTACGAGTTCCTGGGCTTCCTGGGCCAGGGTGGCATGGGCATGGTCTTCCTCGCCCGGGATCGCAAGCTCGGGCGCGAGGTGGCCATCAAGTTCGTGCGCCTGGAGGATGAGCGACACCTGCAGCGCTTCATGGTGGAAGCCCGCGCCCAGGCACGGGTGGACCACGAGCATGTCTGCAAGGTCTTCGAAGTCGGCGAGGTCGAGGGCCGGGTCTTCATCACCATGCAGCGCATCACTGGCGACTCTCTGGATGTGGCGACTTCGGGCCTGTCCCTGGAACAGAAGGTCATCGCCCTGCGGGACGCGGCCCGGGGCGTGCACGAGGCCCACCGCGTGGGCATCATCCACCGGGATCTGAAACCGTCGAACATCATGGTCGAGCGGGGGGAGGATGGCGCGCTGCGGACCTTCGTCATGGACTTCGGCCTGGCCCGCGAGTGGAACCAGGACGTCACGGAGACCGGCTCGGTGCTCGGCACACCCGCCTACATGTCGCCGGAGCAGGCCCGGGGCGAGCTCGACCTGCTGGACCGGCGTACGGACATCTACAGCCTGGGCGCCACGCTCTACCAGGTGACCACCGGCCGCCCGCCCGTCCCGGGCGCCAACGCGCTGGAGATCCTCAGCGCCATCGGCTCGGTGGACATCCAGCCCATGCGGGTCCACAGCCTGGACATCCCCAGGGACCTGGAGGCCATCACCCTCAAGTGCCTGGAGAAGGACCGCGCTCGGCGCTATGACTCCGCCAAGGCCCTGGCCGATGACCTGGACCGGTTTCTCGCGGGTGAGTCCGTCGTGGCGCGGCATGCCGGCCTCATCTACCGCACGCATCGCCGGTTCATGCGCCACAAGGCACTGGCCATCACTGGCACCGTGGCCGTGGTCCTGGTGCTCCTGGCCCTGGGCCTGGCCCTCAAGACCCGCCGGGACGCGGCCCGCCGGGAGCGCCTGGCCCAGCAGTTCATGGAGTCCATGGCCCGCATCGAATCACTGGCGAGGTATTCGGCCCTTTCCCCCCTGCATGACATCCGGCCCGACCTGCAGACCGTCCGGGCCCACATGACCCAGCTGCAGGAAGACATGCGACGGGCGGGTGCCCTGGCCAACGGACCCGGCCACTATGCCCTGGGCCGCGGGTACCTGACGCTGGACGACCAGGAGAAGGCCCGAGAGCATCTCCAGATGGCCTGGGACGCCGGGTATCGCGAGCCGCGAGTGGCTTTCGCGTTGGCCCTGGTACTGGGCCACCAGTACCAGGAAAAGCTCCTGGAAGCGGAGCGCATGCCATCGGCGGATCAGCGCGAGGCGCGAACGCGGCAGATCGACGCCACCCTGCGCACCCCGACCCTCGGCTTCCTTCGGCAGGCCCGGGGGGCGGACGTGCCTTCGCCCGCCTACCTGGAAGCGCTCATGGCGTTCTACGAAGGGCGGCTCGATGAGGCGCTGGCGCGGCTGAAGGCACTGGGAAGCGAACTGCCCTGGTTCTTCGAGGCCCCGCTGCTCCGGGGCTCGCTCCTGCAGGCCCGGGCCTGGACTTGGTGGAACCAGGGAAAGCCAGAGGCCGCGCTCGCGGACTTCGAGACCGGCCGTCGCGACCTGGCCGCTGCCGCGGCCAGTGGGCGCAGCGCACCGGCCGCCTACGCGGCGCTCGCGGAGCTGGAGCTCAACGCGCTGATCATGGAGAAGTACGGCCAGGGCCAAGTGCGGCCCGCCTTCGAGCGGGGCA contains these protein-coding regions:
- a CDS encoding serine/threonine-protein kinase, translated to MSEGIEGARDLVPDPSRAETLADQTDRPSDPNLSQAETYAGDSSAFEGPPRPRPGKEPDFPVKDWDRYEFLGFLGQGGMGMVFLARDRKLGREVAIKFVRLEDERHLQRFMVEARAQARVDHEHVCKVFEVGEVEGRVFITMQRITGDSLDVATSGLSLEQKVIALRDAARGVHEAHRVGIIHRDLKPSNIMVERGEDGALRTFVMDFGLAREWNQDVTETGSVLGTPAYMSPEQARGELDLLDRRTDIYSLGATLYQVTTGRPPVPGANALEILSAIGSVDIQPMRVHSLDIPRDLEAITLKCLEKDRARRYDSAKALADDLDRFLAGESVVARHAGLIYRTHRRFMRHKALAITGTVAVVLVLLALGLALKTRRDAARRERLAQQFMESMARIESLARYSALSPLHDIRPDLQTVRAHMTQLQEDMRRAGALANGPGHYALGRGYLTLDDQEKAREHLQMAWDAGYREPRVAFALALVLGHQYQEKLLEAERMPSADQREARTRQIDATLRTPTLGFLRQARGADVPSPAYLEALMAFYEGRLDEALARLKALGSELPWFFEAPLLRGSLLQARAWTWWNQGKPEAALADFETGRRDLAAAAASGRSAPAAYAALAELELNALIMEKYGQGQVRPAFERGMAAVRQALAAQPDHVASLILQAALLGQYADSLTTRGENADALVQEAVAVAWQAQRAGPARVDAWVALGKAYYQWGNARQEKNLDPTEQLEKGLKALESLSLEKRDYTVENHLGLIHQTWSDYEDQQGRDPSGHLSGAIAAYERATQMEPHLLPAWINLGTCLQQRAGLPRAADPEADLQTALQVLAQAHTLNPRHFVPYYVQGKVLFSLALRKQERGENPEPDLLQSVDANRRGLAINAGIPHLHNGVGVAQLLLARQAWDTGRDPKPFLAGADRAFRKAIEVAPKQVLGYINLGDLLIWKARHGQGAIDLQAALEAETMLRRGLAVSPGDQGSLVNLGRLAAVRVEGSLRHGGEFASFQAGGEAVLAKVLTRDPRHRDALEYLGELRTAAAMAKARRGQAQAKDFEVADQILARALEILPDSQESWLQRARLCLARAEWERSTARDPAPSLASGEACLARVLKVRPKLGEAIALQGALKLEEARSLSASSRTRRVEEAQQAFREAFSLNRNLMGEWKSLADSTQSLARPAS
- a CDS encoding protein kinase domain-containing protein, translated to MSLQTGTKLGPYEILAPLGAGGMGEVYKAKDTRLDRLVAVKVLPEHLAKSPEALARFEREAKAVAALNHPNITGIFDLGNSDGKAYVAMELLEGESLRTRLEQGPLTPRKATELAIQMAQGLAAAHEKGVVHRDLKPDNLWVTKEGRLKILDFGLAKQLPGIGQGSDSYLPTAAIQPEHRTEEGMILGTLGYMSPEQVRGEAVDARADLFSFGVVLFELLTGKRAFARGTPSDTMAAILRDDPPDLEGHSKPIPLALRRIIDHCLEKAPARRFRDAHDVAFALENLSSSDGTAPITAPFAPQNLRATRIWAAMGLLLLLAAGGGGWALGTWLQAGRGPVPTPVALRLLTTSGHDTSPAVSPDGRTIAFSSDRDGRSRIWLKQLRGGGEVALTEGRDDYPRFSPDGSSVLFIRTEGRKSSLHRAALLGADPRKVADNALYGDWSPDGSRIAFLREQVEGARTITQLLLVDVSGGGEKELARFSNELLSHPRWSPDGRHIGLNSSQGTSGGAIGNAWVVDVKSGAIRQFPFASKFGVGSALAWVTSEDFLYFQSESVAGNGVSVSSSKAYRQSLRGGPAQPLFWAPTAAQCVDLLPDGRVVFDGMSGRQNLREYTLAGKVPPRWLTRGNINDRQPVFSPDGEWVVFSSNRSGNLDLWMVSTRTGALKSITEDAAEDWDPGFTADGRHLLWSSNRSGAFEIWKAALDGTGAHQVSQDGEDAENPTETRDGKWVVFTSANRNKQGLWKVHPDGSGAQLLVSGTTILLPEVSPDGQHVLYQKQANSLDVTLHVCRVEDGAEVPFTIHIQGQRKSVITLGRARWTPDGRRIVFTAQDQRGLDGVCIQDFVPGRDTTATRRNLAGFDPDWITESLGLSPDGKRLVLSESERVFSVMVAEGATSLVPQRRVAK